One genomic region from Argentina anserina chromosome 2, drPotAnse1.1, whole genome shotgun sequence encodes:
- the LOC126805526 gene encoding uncharacterized protein LOC126805526 isoform X3, whose product MDLHQYLHHHPRYAPSSSSSDPPPNFPNYPHRTTNYHHRRHSPSSPSHPQRTFSPRPIDSDHSRAFSPHRPPPPDSDRPRYRLYLEDYRDRSRNYSPRPRDYDCELHKPYRRDPDGGGARFRSEYEERDRRADDSGGARFKPEYEEQHCRVVRRSSNRDTAAIGEVEYMNSGCYDESAYEELLRSGRRYKRYEIQRWGLERPQSEEVEVEVEEGLYDPFELDEQDEAENRIVSESREREYYGLESGRRTSSDSRWKQQVHKKSVLLRLQTPKPRERNYSGYYDASGSGGAFRGKEVFEYEYLGHGRKEGVEEVGGGVDGRGGSSPLDLDVSFKSNSLVAKTTVRTREEERRDSGSGSDMDCSESPPAKRSEDVVNVDALGLVLSKTSSPAKDGVVTSSDMNSQPCSVVTDDAFVTSEVEVAEAKGKGLDKDGKDVGSSEQKSFPNTPKKTKVVKKTVIKKIVKKVTNPSKDKKVEATLPNVVSDEEGIVINSCSENIGNDSTSNLGYSSPEEINTDQNNALSVDTPVKGLVTVSNSNSNATDSIRVATCSEAGVVDVSTSICQSGDILAVNEVVLKESSQPTLAVESNSSSDIINSDKIDELMNASKTICQSGDVLAVHEVVPKESSQAMLAVESNSSSGFLNSDNLHGLTNEKGSEHGAETTSEKLSHRDIIVPDVGTLDVVSKQPCRNQLHTSLQNGGVLEEHPEATSSAENNLSAVLSSSEETKAVRSKIGRRTRWDSDVVYIKKDKSVTVSIGGNANFTGKDPSPECASRSFINCATERLANIPVSVGETKSATPMIQNKRKIKSQLDSSRISYTCADPVNISVRERPLDTTASSFLKDPSHAEVSGVQMTDVGSQPGNDGVSILNGKCSVNGFCDTNFSGRIDVEYDTNETSPESKRRKVSGSQLALTSVQTNGGPANKSTSCTHTSLTHNDVSTDQADKGASSCIGSQCATSNIIPSPMEINEYLEDIMAAVSSETVAIARDSSTTDDMKFERQGVDSFTFSEVSGNQHMEVPCPSQLKIDEKEDGTEIMVLNNHHLDIDGCHEKDIDVSATNDHIMVQGEAPCTSHSDVQRANLSDNSFGRNMESNGLSIKDKLPFVPSGLLSVGNGNEVTTTNSSDEGMKSVPDMLSETGTPETPTSITDVHLLICNPSVMKSFDEKVCGNDKKLEAKSDVASTGNLFAETKTNLTLVHGTEGHQSVTGKIVPFKLQDSKKTSHGPHLISAESALKNQLGQATHKNVPGRPYPAFTTSQKATSSTHISKPRTWHRNANASAIPLHASTVPPQRQLSQRNGKLESNSYVRKGNTLVRKPALVAAVPQSSQDLNSSVYQLNMSATDALKKNAGFDTRTGGIIAPSDRPTAPLPSGVKMSTSAAISLEIPSSLAEPPLTDFLETKSDPMNCSGMKDVEGSVDLPATSDTQEFHSGPVNNLHDGNLTSSNVKKVIYVKRKLNQLVASSNPLDLSVHNADKNQPSDGYYKRRKHQLIRSSLDSNGKGTVLLPTDNLNSGVQKARKVIPSRTFNKKRSLKAVARTSIKSSLVWTPSGTQSSIKNGSSYDHRKILPHLFPWKRATYWRTVMQTQASNFNYSSSTTISKKLLLSRMRDTVYTRSTHGFSLRKYKVLSVGGSSLKWSKSIESRSKKVNEEATRAVAEVEKKKREHNDSTCTSSGLKIRNSPAGKRIFRIGSVHYKMDPSRRTLERISDDDSSNSAVLNSENDVKRSYVPRRLVIGNDEYVRIGNGNKLIRDPKKRTRILASERVRWSLHTARQRLAKKRKYCQFFTRFGKCNKDDGKCPYIHDSSKIAVCTKYLNGLCSNPTCKLTHKVIPERMPDCSFFLQGLCTNKKCSYRHVNVNPKASICEGFLKGYCADGDECRKKHSYVCPTFEETGTCPQGLNCKLHHPKKRTKGKIKKRSIEHKSGWGRYFVSKDVALSEPVTVSAKHCAHNGDDIFGNDFISINGSDEEAGESNIPPEQTTFYDSNPSELDLDDLDELVKPVLLLDKMKTNNF is encoded by the exons ATGGACCTCCATCAGTACCTTCACCACCACCCAAGGTACGctccttcctcctcttcttccgaCCCTCCTCCTAATTTCCCAAACTACCCTCACCGCACCACCAACTACCACCACCGCCGCCACTCCCCTTCTTCTCCGTCGCATCCCCAAAGAACCTTCTCCCCCCGCCCCATCGATTCCGATCATTCCCGAGCCTTCTCCCCCCACCGCCCTCCGCCTCCCGATTCCGACCGGCCGCGCTACCGCCTCTACCTCGAGGACTACCGCGACCGGTCCAGGAACTACTCCCCCCGGCCGCGCGATTACGACTGCGAATTGCATAAACCCTACCGCCGCGACCCCGACGGTGGCGGCGCTAGGTTCAGATCGGAGTACGAGGAGCGGGACCGCCGAGCTGACGACAGCGGCGGCGCTAGGTTTAAACCGGAGTACGAAGAGCAACACTGCCGTGTCGTCCGTCGCTCGAGCAACCGCGACACGGCGGCGATTGGTGAAGTGGAGTACATGAATTCGGGTTGCTACGATGAGAGCGCGTATGAGGAGCTGTTGAGGAGTGGGAGGAGGTATAAGAGGTATGAGATTCAAAGGTGGGGCCTTGAGAGGCCTCAATcggaggaggtggaggtggaggtggaggagggTTTGTATGATCCTTTCGAATTGGATGAACAGGATGAAGCCGAAAATCGGATTGTTTCGGAGAGTAGGGAGAGGGAGTATTATGGTTTAGAATCAGGGAGAAGAACTAGTAGTGATAGTAGATGGAAGCAGCAGGTGCATAAGAAGAGTGTTTTGCTTAGGCTTCAGACGCCCAAGCCCCGGGAGAGGAATTACTCGGGTTATTATGATGCTTCCGGCTCCGGTGGGGCATTCAGAGGGAAGGAGGTGTTTGAGTATGAGTATTTAGGCCATGGGAGGAAGGAAGGAGTTGAAGAAGTTGGTGGAGGAGTGGATGGGAGAGGTGGGAGTAGTCCTCTGGACCTGGACGTTTCATTTAAGTCGAATTCGCTGGTGGCTAAGACGACGGTTAGAACtagggaggaggagaggagagattcAGGTTCCGGTTCGGATATGGATTGTTCAGAGTCGCCGCCTGCTAAGCGCAGTGAGGATGTCGTAAATGTGGATGCTTTGGGGCTTGTTTTGAGTAAGACGTCCAGTCCTGCAAAGGATGGAGTAGTTACTAGTTCTGACATGAACTCGCAGCCTTGTTCTGTTGTGACTGATGATGCGTTTGTAACGAGTGAAGTGGAAGTAGCAGAAGCGAAGGGCAAGGGTTTAGATAAAGATGGCAAGGATGTTGGTTCCAGTGAGCAGAAGTCTTTTCCCAACACTCCTAAGAAGACCAAAGTAGTGAAGAAAACAGTGATCAAGAAGATAGTGAAAAAGGTGACAAACCCGTCAAAAG ATAAGAAAGTAGAAGCTACTTTGCCGAATGTTGTATCAGATGAAGAAGGCATTGTGATAAACTCTTGTAGTGAGAATATTGGGAACGACTCAACCTCAAATTTGGGTTATTCGAGTCCTGAAGAGATTAATACTGATCAGAATAACGCTCTGAGTGTAGATACCCCAGTCAAGGGCTTGGTTACCGTTTCAAATTCTAACAGCAACGCAACTGATTCAATTAGGGTAGCTACTTGTTCTGAAGCTGGTGTTGTGGATGTCAGCACATCAATTTGTCAGAGCGGAGACATTTTAGCGGTCAATGAAGTTGTACTAAAAGAATCATCACAACCCACGTTGGCTGTAGAAAGCAATTCCAGCTCTGATATCATAAATTCAGATAAGATTGATGAACTTATGAATGCCAGCAAAACAATCTGTCAGAGTGGAGATGTTTTAGCGGTTCATGAAGTTGTACCAAAAGAATCATCACAAGCCATGTTGGCTGTAGAAAGCAATTCCAGCTCTGGTTTCTTGAATTCAGATAATCTGCATGGACTCACGAATGAAAAGGGTTCCGAACATGGTGCTGAAACTACCTCAGAGAAACTGTCACATCGGGATATCATTGTTCCTGATGTTGGCACTTTGGATGTGGTAAGCAAACAACCTTGTAGAAATCAGCTCCATACATCACTTCAAAATGGTGGTGTATTAGAAGAACATCCTGAGGCTACATCTTCAGCAGAAAATAATTTGTCTGCTGTTTTGTCGAGTTCAGAGGAGACTAAAGCTGTCCGCTCCAAGATTGGTAGACGTACCAGGTGGGATTCTGATGTGGTTTATATTAAGAAAGATAAGAGTGTTACAGTTTCCATTGGTGGGAATGCCAATTTTACTGGCAAAGACCCATCCCCTGAATGTGCATCTAGATCTTTTATAAATTGTGCCACAGAAAGACTTGCAAATATTCCAGTGTCAGTTGGAGAGACTAAGAGTGCAACACCTATGATTcaaaataagagaaaaattAAGTCGCAGTTGGACTCTTCAAGGATATCCTATACTTGTGCAGATCCTGTAAATATTTCTGTCCGTGAAAGACCCTTGGATACTACAGCAAGTTCATTCCTGAAGGATCCTAGTCATGCAGAAGTTTCTGGTGTTCAAATGACAGATGTGGGATCACAGCCTGGTAATGATGGGGTCAGTATTTTAAATGGAAAATGTTCAGTAAATGGGTTTTGTGATACTAACTTTTCAGGTAGAATTGATGTCGAGTATGATACCAATGAGACTTCACCCGAGTCAAAGAGGAGAAAAGTATCAGGCTCTCAATTGGCTTTGACGTCAGTTCAAACCAATGGAGGACCTGCAAATAAATCTACATCTTGTACGCACACATCTTTAACTCATAATGATGTTTCAACAGATCAAGCAGACAAAGGTGCTTCTTCTTGCATAGGTTCTCAGTGTGCTACTTCTAATATTATTCCTTCTCCCATGGAAATCAATGAATATCTTGAGGATATAATGGCTGCAGTATCATCTGAAACTGTAGCTATAGCTAGGGACTCCTCTACTACTGATGATATGAAGTTTGAGCGGCAAGGTGTTGATTCTTTTACATTTTCTGAAGTGTCAGGTAATCAACATATGGAAGTTCCATGCCCTTCACAATTGAAAATTGATGAGAAAGAGGATGGTACTGAAATTATGGTTTTAAATAATCATCACCTTGATATAGATGGTTGTCATGAAAAAGATATTGATGTTTCTGCAACAAATGATCACATTATGGTCCAAGGTGAGGCTCCATGTACATCTCATTCAGATGTCCAGCGTGCAAATTTAAGTGATAATTCTTTCGGTAGAAATATGGAATCAAATGGCCTCAGTATCAAGGATAAATTGCCTTTTGTGCCAAGTGGTCTGTTGTCAGTTGGTAATGGCAATGAAGTAACGACTACCAACTCGAGTGATGAAGGCATGAAGTCTGTGCCTGATATGCTGTCGGAAACAGGTACTCCAGAGACTCCCACTAGTATCACTGACGTGCATCTGCTGATTTGTAATCCTTCAGTTATGAAAAGTTTTGACGAAAAAGTTTGTGGGAATGACAAGAAATTAGAGGCGAAGTCTGACGTTGCATCTACTGGGAATTTATTCGCAGAGACCAAAACTAATTTAACATTAGTTCATGGGACTGAAGGTCACCAATCAGTCACAGGAAAGATTGTACCTTTCAAATTGCAGGATTCCAAAAAGACATCTCATGGTCCGCATCTCATAAGCGCTGAATCTGCATTGAAGAACCAGCTAGGTCAGGCTACCCATAAGAATGTTCCAGGTCGTCCATATCCCGCCTTCACTACCTCACAGAAGGCTACCTCTTCAACGCATATATCAAAGCCTCGGACTTGGCATCGAAATGCTAATGCATCTGCAATTCCTCTTCATGCAAGTACTGTTCCACCTCAAAGGCAGTTGTCACAAAGAAATGGAAAGCTTGAAAGTAATTCTTATGTTCGTAAAGGTAACACCCTTGTTAGAAAACCTGCTTTAGTTGCTGCTGTACCACAAAGCTCTCAAGATCTCAATTCATCCGTTTATCAGTTGAATATGTCAGCTACAGATGCATTGAAGAAGAATGCAGGATTTGACACGAGAACAGGTGGGATAATTGCCCCTTCAGATAGGCCCACAGCCCCACTACCCAGTGGAGTCAAAATGTCTACATCTGCTGCCATCTCTTTGGAGATTCCATCCTCATTAGCTGAACCTCCTCTAACTGATTTCCTTGAAACTAAATCAGATCCTATGAATTGTTCAGGGATGAAAGATGTAGAAGGATCAGTGGACTTGCCGGCAACTTCTGATACCCAGGAATTCCATAGTGGCCCAGTCAACAATCTACATGATGGGAATTTGACTTCTTCAAATGTGAAGAAGGTTATATATGTAAAACGAAAATTAAACCAGTTGGTTGCATCTTCaaatcctttagacctttctGTCCACAATGCTGATAAGAACCAACCCTCAGATGGTTACTACAAGAGGCGCAAACATCAGTTAATTAGGTCTTCTTTGGATAGTAATGGCAAAGGGACGGTTCTCCTGCCCACTGACAATCTAAATTCAGGGGTGCAAAAGGCTCGTAAGGTTATACCTAGTAGAACATTTAACAAGAAGCGATCACTTAAGG CTGTTGCAAGGACAAGTATAAAAAGCTCTTTGGTCTGGACACCAAGTGGTACACAGTCATCAATTAAGAATGGTAGCTCATATGACCATCGGAAGATTTTGCCTCACCTGTTTCCGTGGAAAAGAGCAACATACTGGAGAACTGTCATGCAAACACAGGCTTCCAATTTCAATTATAGTTCCTCAACAACAATCAG TAAAAAGTTGCTGCTCTCAAGGATGAGGGATACCGTATACACTAGGTCAACCCATGGCTTTTCACTTAGAAAGTACAAGGTATTAAGTGTTGGTGGATCTAGTTTAAAATGGTCAAAATCCATTGAAAGTcgctcaaagaaagtaaatgAG GAAGCTACACGGGCTGTTGCTGAagtagagaagaagaaaagggaaCACAATGATTCAACCTGCACTAGTTCTGgtttaaaaatcagaaattcgccAG CAGGAAAACGAATATTTCGCATTGGCTCTGTTCATTACAAAATGGATCCTTCTAGGCGGACACTTGAGAGGATTTCAG ATGATGATTCCTCGAACTCTGCAGTGCTGAATTCAGAAAATGATGTCAAGAGATCTTATGTTCCAAGGAGATTGGTGATTGGGAATGACGA ATATGTGCGCATTGGAAATGGTAATAAGCTCATCAGAGATCCAAAGAAACGAACTCGCATATTGGCAAGTGAAAGAGTTAGATGGAGTTTGCACACTGCCAGACAGCGTTTAgctaaaaaaaggaaatattgCCAGTTTTTCACACGTTTTGGGAAGTGTAACAAGGATGATGGAAAATGTCCCTATATACATGACTCATCCAAAATTGCAGTCTGCACAAAGTATCTGAATGGTTTATGTTCCAATCCCACCTGCAAATTGACCCACAAG GTCATTCCAGAAAGAATGCCAGACTGTTCTTTCTTTCTGCAAG GTTTATGCACCAATAAAAAATGTTCTTACAGACATGTAAATGTGAACCCGAAAGCATCTATTTGTGAAGGATTTCTTAAAGGTTATTGTGCTGACGGAGATGAG TGTCGGAAGAAGCACAGCTATGTCTGCCCGACTTTTGAAGAAACAGGAACGTGTCCTCAAGGGCTCAACTGCAAACTTCACCACCCTAAAAAGCGAACGAAGGGAAAGATAAAGAAACGATCAATAGAACATAAAAGTGGTTGGGGACGTTACTTTGTTTCCAAGGATGTCGCTCTTTCTGAGCCTGTAACTGTGTCTGCAAAGCACTGTGCACACAATGGTGACGACATATTTGGTAATGATTTCATTAGCATCAATGGTAGTGATGAGGAGGCTGGAGAAAGTAACATTCCACCTGAGCAAACAACATTTTACGACAGTAATCCTTCTGAATTAGACTTAGATGATCTTGATGAGCTAGTTAAACCGGTACTTTTGTTGGATAAGATGAAGACGAACAACTTCTGA